The proteins below come from a single Demetria terragena DSM 11295 genomic window:
- a CDS encoding transglutaminaseTgpA domain-containing protein, translating to MGSDGALSRVRLPEAILGALAVLVASWPLTNLLDSPQWFKPVGALLILVVGLGCLGRYLRWSTWVTGPVQALGALTGTYVIHLRDYLAPSEWYAMPGAANDLFLDAGETLTTYSAPAPVSPGVAFLLTLCLPLVGVLVDILTASLRMSAAAGLPLLGVFLFSTSNTGDALNPIYFLALAAIWLGMLLQQSLRRMRRWASTEAYARTPERGDDRLGLGAFSARARWMGVLVLALAVAAPLAIPHLPTQYFADGLAQREQADNASVGFTDNLDLSKDLNSRDQSPILTYATTDIAPPPLRVLTVSNYGDGNWTRRDQGGQREGVNGQRIPAPVGLSQDVDRDLERINVVGNSLDRPYLASPWPVNSADLQGSSWYYDPESSQPRTRSRTPEYSVTYENLDADARPAGENQSPPVSAETLAVDASSRSRIEQAVRSATAGAASESPFDQAIAMQEWLRDPEQFTYSLTLASRRNGENGQPLDPLSNFLETRRGYCTQFSTAMAMMARSQGIPARVAIGFLPGTPTGTSNLQVRAADAHAWPELYFAGLGWTRFEPTPGSRSGDVPAYTLPQADAAPSTTATDRRQEPDLESEQPQSAAPAPSAAPTQAPAPLQESTTLSSPWLWWVVLALVVGGLGALILPLAARWRREQAIREARHPQQQIEAQWTGMEARLRDLGIEGPGDRSPRQMEHHYRRHASLDEGGKEALHRATQTLERSRYAPVERTTSGMDEDVARIVSDIRERASFPTRLSATLFPRTGRDAVRGAISKILTAPARVWRRHQK from the coding sequence ATGGGTAGCGACGGCGCGCTGAGTCGGGTTCGCCTGCCCGAAGCCATCCTTGGTGCTCTGGCGGTCCTCGTCGCGAGTTGGCCGTTGACCAACCTGCTCGACAGCCCGCAGTGGTTCAAGCCGGTCGGCGCCCTCCTGATCCTGGTGGTGGGTTTGGGCTGCCTGGGTCGCTACCTGCGGTGGTCCACGTGGGTCACCGGACCCGTCCAGGCCCTGGGTGCGCTCACTGGCACCTACGTCATCCACCTGCGCGACTACCTTGCGCCCTCGGAGTGGTACGCCATGCCTGGCGCCGCGAATGACCTGTTCCTTGATGCGGGCGAGACGCTCACGACGTATTCCGCTCCCGCTCCCGTGTCGCCCGGGGTCGCTTTTCTCTTGACCTTGTGTCTGCCGCTGGTGGGTGTTCTGGTTGACATCCTGACCGCGTCGCTGCGGATGAGCGCCGCAGCGGGGCTCCCCCTCCTTGGCGTCTTCCTCTTCTCGACTTCCAACACCGGTGACGCGCTTAACCCGATCTATTTCCTAGCCCTTGCCGCTATCTGGCTGGGGATGCTGTTGCAGCAGTCATTACGCCGGATGCGCCGGTGGGCTTCGACCGAGGCGTATGCCCGCACTCCAGAGCGCGGCGACGACCGGCTCGGTCTGGGCGCCTTCTCAGCGAGAGCGCGCTGGATGGGCGTGCTGGTCTTGGCACTGGCGGTCGCCGCGCCGCTGGCGATTCCGCACCTTCCGACGCAGTACTTCGCCGACGGCCTCGCGCAACGCGAACAAGCCGACAACGCATCCGTGGGCTTCACCGACAATCTTGATCTCTCCAAGGACCTCAACAGCCGGGACCAGTCGCCCATCTTGACCTACGCAACGACCGATATCGCGCCACCGCCGCTCAGGGTCCTGACGGTGTCCAACTATGGCGACGGCAACTGGACGCGTCGCGATCAGGGTGGCCAGCGGGAAGGGGTCAATGGACAACGGATACCGGCGCCGGTGGGCTTGTCCCAGGACGTCGATCGTGATCTCGAGCGAATCAATGTGGTCGGAAACAGCCTCGACCGGCCCTACCTTGCGTCGCCGTGGCCGGTGAACTCCGCTGACCTTCAAGGAAGTTCGTGGTACTACGACCCCGAATCGAGCCAGCCGCGGACTCGTAGCCGGACACCTGAATACAGCGTCACGTACGAGAACCTCGACGCCGATGCCAGGCCGGCGGGCGAAAACCAGTCACCCCCAGTCTCGGCCGAAACCTTGGCCGTTGACGCCAGTTCGCGCTCGCGCATCGAGCAGGCCGTTCGGTCGGCGACAGCCGGCGCGGCGAGCGAGTCCCCGTTCGACCAGGCCATCGCGATGCAGGAGTGGTTACGCGACCCCGAACAGTTCACCTACTCCCTGACCCTCGCCTCTCGCAGGAACGGTGAGAACGGCCAACCGCTCGATCCGCTGAGCAACTTCCTGGAGACCAGGAGGGGCTACTGCACGCAGTTCTCGACCGCGATGGCCATGATGGCGCGCAGTCAGGGCATCCCGGCACGGGTGGCCATCGGCTTCCTTCCCGGCACTCCCACGGGCACGTCCAACCTTCAAGTTCGCGCCGCGGACGCGCACGCGTGGCCAGAGCTTTACTTCGCCGGTCTGGGCTGGACCCGCTTCGAGCCGACGCCCGGCAGTCGCTCAGGAGACGTACCGGCCTACACGCTGCCGCAGGCCGACGCCGCGCCGAGCACCACGGCGACCGACCGGCGCCAGGAGCCAGACCTCGAGTCCGAACAGCCGCAAAGCGCCGCACCCGCGCCCAGCGCGGCCCCCACTCAGGCGCCCGCACCTCTTCAGGAAAGCACCACGCTCTCCTCACCATGGCTCTGGTGGGTGGTGCTGGCTCTGGTGGTCGGTGGACTTGGTGCGCTGATCCTCCCGCTCGCGGCACGGTGGAGGCGAGAGCAGGCCATCCGCGAGGCGCGTCATCCGCAGCAACAGATCGAGGCGCAGTGGACCGGGATGGAGGCCCGACTACGTGATCTCGGCATTGAGGGTCCCGGCGACCGAAGCCCGCGGCAGATGGAGCACCACTACCGCAGGCACGCCTCCCTGGATGAGGGCGGAAAGGAAGCACTGCATCGGGCGACGCAGACGTTGGAGCGATCCCGCTATGCCCCCGT